The following coding sequences lie in one Trichoderma breve strain T069 chromosome 1, whole genome shotgun sequence genomic window:
- a CDS encoding WSC domain-containing protein, with product MEYFLSTTYAGESLLSNFNWFDGVDPSHGFVSYQNRQNAHAMGLYQIDDRTGVVRLGVDSTNSYSISDRGRPSIRLESKDTFDQGLFIADFLHMPPSHCGLWPAFWTYGDNWPYDGEIDIIEGVNTAHTNIISAHTADGCSQGNDILGLFSGEQINTECAVGTDNIGCGFHPSPDDTSSYGDGFNAAHGGVYAMQWDNVHIRIWHFPRGSIPRDIEAKKPDPDTWGQPIAIFGGSQCKVDNYFKHMRLVLNINFCGDYGDAVWGKTDQCDEFAPTCDEYVANNPEAFTNAYWDVQYIDAYEYRPRVHDPWPSWNSTQPKPSWNLTLPRPRPGPYSDERTTTLYKHTRWTETVTVFATGHVPHRPWDGQVPAATTDAIEPVATRAPVNPIKINHYSYLGCFYSNSGFETFHEVADNWDMTLERCVDLCNKKTYVGIFDSHCFCADTLDAETLATRKEGLCNKQCPGNNFEFCGGIVTPRDIDAPRKKFVSETLPLHALTVYGFVEDEKLEQPPAMAPGSNWTEKGWSKTITEVAEVTVFPVSEQDSREQGWQWGDKHEGGHEWSGQDGEKNDWQKDEGEKYDGEKHDGDKYEDGNHEDCDCDDEGKDGHDWNNHEGHNKGDWKESASWDPSAAEEKGWPSKPEISEIVIPVTETVVDCPETKQAVVTPTWAPHVDPKPWVPSDPPHPPPGPLPSHDDHWQDPPHDPPSRNNDHDKSHPPPSTYPDTPVSPPVVLVAGASTMYAGLEKYLAILGLSIVVLIMRII from the exons TACTTTTTATCCACAACATATGCTGGAGAGTCTCTGCTCTCCAACTTTAACTGGTTCGATGGGGTAGATCCCTCGCACGGATTTGTTTC TTATCAGAATAGACAAAATGCTCACGCAATGGGCTTATACCAGATCGATGATAGAACAGGAGTTGTTAGACTAGGAGTTGACAGCACGAATAGCTACTCCATCTCGGATAGGGGTCGGCCGAGTATTCGACTTGAGAGCAAAGACACATTTGATCAGGGCCTTTTCATTGCCGACTTCTTACACATGCCTCCTTCACATTGTGGATTGTGGCCAGCAT TCTGGACGTATGGTGACAACTGGCCGTACGACGGCGAGATTGACATCATTGAAGGAGTCAACACAGCCCACACCAACATCATATCAGCTCACACGGCAGACGGATGTAGTCAGGGCAATGACATACTCGGACTGTTCAGTGGCGAGCAAATCAACACAGAATGTGCCGTTGGTACGGATAACATTGGCTGCGGCTTTCATCCCTCACCCGACGACACTTCATCATATGGTGACGGTTTCAATGCCGCTCATGGAGGTGTTTATGCCATGCAATGGGATAATGTCCATATTCGCATTTGGCACTTCCCTCGCGGATCGATCCCGAGAGAcatcgaggccaagaagcccgaTCCTGACACATGGGGACAGCCGATTGCTATTTTTGGTGGATCGCAATGCAAGGTTGACAACTACTTTAAGCACATGAGATTGGTTCTCAACATT AACTTTTGCGGCGATTACGGTGATGCTGTCTGGGGCAAAACGGATCAATGCGATGAATTTGCCCCGACGTGCGATGAATACGTGGCAAATAACCCGGAGGCATTTACCAATGCATACTGGGACGTGCAATATATCGATGCCTATGAGTACCGTCCGCGTGTCCACGACCCGTGGCCAAGCTGGAACTCAAcccagccaaagccaagctGGAATTTgactcttcctcgtcctcgtccagGTCCCTACAGTGATGAGCGTACAACAACTTTATACAAGCACACTCGCTGGACCGAGACTGTGACGGTATTCGCTACTGGGCATGTTCCTCACCGTCCCTGGGATGGTCAAGTTCCTGCTGCAACGACTGATGCAATTGAACCGGTGGCAACCAGGGCACCTGTCAATCCCATCAAGATCAATCACTATTCGTACCTCGGCTGCTTCTACTCCAACAGCGGCTTTGAAACATTCCACGAAGTCGCTGACAACTGGGACATGACTCTCGAGCGATGCGTCGATCTATGCAACAAGAAGACTTATGTGGGCATCTTCGACTCCCACTGTTTCTGCGCAGATACTCTCGATGCTGAAACATTGGCCACCAGAAAAGAGGGCCTATGCAACAAACAGTGTCCAGGAAACAATTTTGAGTTCTGTGGTGGTATAGTCACGCCCAGGGACATCGATGCGCCACGCAAGAAGTTTGTCTCAGAGACTTTGCCGCTGCATGCGCTTACTGTGTACGGCTTTGTTGaagacgagaagctggaacAACCGCCGGCGATGGCACCGGGGTCGAATTGGACGGAGAAGGGGTGGTCTAAGACGATTACTGAGGTGGCTGAAGTGACTGTATTCCCGGTTTCTGAGCAGGATTCTCGTGAACAGGGTTGGCAGTGGGGTGACAAGCATGAAGGTGGCCATGAGTGGAGTGGTCAGGATGGTGAGAAGAATGATTGGCagaaagatgaaggtgagAAATACGATGGCGAGAAGCATGACGGAGACAAATATGAAGATGGTAATCACGAAGATTGTGATTGTGACGACGAGGGCAAAGACGGACACGATTGGAACAACCATGAAGGTCACAATAAGGGTGACTGGAAAGAATCCGCTTCTTGGGACccctcagcagcagaggaAAAGGGCTGGCCTTCGAAACCTGAGATCTCAGAGATTGTGATCCCGGTGACGGAGACGGTCGTTGACTGCCCCGAGACAAAGCAAGCTGTTGTGACACCGACATGGGCACCGCATGTTGATCCGAAGCCTTGGGTTCCTTCTGAccctcctcaccctcctcctGGGCCATTACCATCACACGACGACCATTGGCAAGATCCTCCTCATGATCCTCCTTCACGCAATAACGATCATGACAAATCTCACCCGCCGCCTTCAACGTACCCAGATACTCCTGTGAGCCCGCCAGTGGTGCTTGTTGCAGGAGCATCAACAATGTATGCGGGATTAGAGAAGTATCTAGCAATCTTGGGTTTGAGCATAGTGGTTCTTATCATGAGAATCATTTAA
- a CDS encoding calcineurin-like phosphoesterase domain-containing protein — protein sequence MGLLTFLGLRRENQWERLTLLDQLLLSPLTFITVRLYHIFLFLRGQPFVPPRGKPAIRVVCISDTHDQVVDIPAGDILIHAGDLTNSGTAEDIQKQLDWLKSQPHQVKIVVCGNHDSWFDSRSRLDPDVKAGAVVNLEGLHYLESGLTVQEIHGRKLTIFGVPDIPECGPESFAFQYEPTNSPWFSRIPPQTDILVTHCPPKHHLDLGLGDPNLLKELWRVKPRLHVFGHVHWGYGKESIFFDDMQLAYERLLSRPTRGPFWDFVPNAAWWDHFYVMLHGVHAVLWKWIMGGPGSNQGGLLVNAAQMYGSTGKVKNRAVVVDI from the exons ATGGGCCTGCTCACTTTCCTCGGCCTTCGCCGGGAGAACCAGTGGGAGCGCCTCACTCTCCTCGATCAGCTCCTCCTCTCGCCATTGACTTTCATCACCGTCAGGCTCTATcacatctttctcttcctccgaGGCCAGCCGTTTGTTCCTCCTCGTGGCAAACCAGCTATTCGAGTCGTCTGCATATCCGACACCCATGACCAAGTGGTCGACATCCCCGCGGGCGACATCCTCATTCACGCAGGCGACTTGACCAATTCTGGGACCGCTGAAGACATTCAAAAGCAGCTCGATTGGCTGAAGAGCCAGCCTCACCAAGTCAAGATTGTTGTCTGTGGAAATCATGATAGCTGGTTTGACTCGCGTAGCCGCCTTGACCCGGACGTCAAGGCTGGTGCTGTGGTTAACTTGGAGGGACTGCATTATCTTGAAAGTGGCTTGACTGTGCAAGAGATCCATGGACGTAAACTCACCATTTTTGGTGTGCCCGACATTCCGGAATGTGGACCAGAGAGCTTTGC ATTCCAATATGAGCCTACCAATTCACCGTGGTTTAGCAGAATCCCACCTCAGACCGATATTCTGGTGACACACTGCCCTCCG AAACACCACTTGgatcttggtcttggcgATCCTAATCTGCTTAAAGAACTCTGGCGCGTCAAACCTCGTCTCCACGTCTTTGGCCACGTTCACTGGGGCTACGGCAAGgaatccatcttcttcgacGACATGCAGCTTGCCTATGAGCGGTTGCTCTCTCGGCCTACTCGCGGACCCTTTTGGGATTTTGTTCCAAACGCTGCTTGGTGGGATCACTTCTACGTGATGCTGCATGGGGTTCATGCCGTGTTATGGAAATGGATCATGGGAGGCCCCGGAAGCAACCAAGGTGGCCTGCTTGTGAATGCTGCTCAGATGTATGGAAGCACTGGCAAGGTGAAGAATAGGGCGGTGGTCGTAGATATTTAG
- a CDS encoding calcium-activated chloride channel domain-containing protein translates to MSSLRGLYGKGEDQGIEGNFGVDYVIHYRIPPKERAKAEAAFVQLIEALTNIGLTTAVRCGDKDSLLVFTRLASNDLLARQVYSSRLQDWLQGVRIKAPASDVTQAIKDEPVTEAERLRLVYLLITESRNEGGAGITQGQGQWKYVEAIFPLHNNAFNKEWLHKWSKKYILDQSDLDDIRDKFGEGVAFYFAFLKDYFRFQIFPAVVGFSCWMLMGQFSTFYAICSCLWSVVFFEYWKRKEADLSITWGVRGVSKIQHPRAEFQWDFEAEDAVTGEPIKIYAPIKRLQTQLLQIPFALACIVVLGGLVATVNSLEIFINEVYAGPGKAYLGFLPSILLATLTPTFSTILMSAAKKLTDKENYDTMDAHHAALVQKQFVLNFMTSYMALTFTAFVYIPFGSILQPFLNFWGKTAQTLTMSEVPLTTRQFESNPQRIANQMYYTTVTAQIINTLTEVVVPYIKHKATVKAKELSSNGAVKSNDQPEEAEFLKRVRNQTGLEVYDVTADYREMVMQYGYLSLFSVSWPLTACFFLLNNWIELRSDALKIVIGCRRPIPWRADSIGPWLTALGFLSWLGSVTSAAIVYLCSADKQDGTVSYITAGGVLLSILLAEHLYFAAQLTVRFVMGKVESPGLQRERKERFQMRKKLLEETVGHVASEKATVEVPGVEKTEQITRQTLEEEARLASIHGHGSPEELFWQRQRGMQDTILVGRKLIAEQSSGKA, encoded by the exons ATGTCAAGCCTGCGGGGCTTGTACGGTAAGGGGGAGGATCAGGGTATAGAGGGCAACTTTGG GGTTGATTATGTGATTCATTACCGAATACCACCCAAGG AGAGAGCCAAGGCAGAGGCCGCCTTTGTTCAGCTCATTGAAGCTCTCACAAATATCGGTCTCACCACCGCCGTTCGCTGCGGTGACAAGGACTCTCTTCTCGTCTTCACCAGGCTCGCCTCAAATGATCTGTTGGCCCGGCAGGTCTACAGCTCTCGCCTTCAGGACTGGCTGCAAGGAGTCCGCATCAAAGCCCCTGCCAGCGATGTCACGCAGGCAATCAAGGACGAGCCCGTTACTGAGGCTGAGAGGCTTCGATTGGTCTATCTCCTGATTACAGAGTCTCGAAATGAGGGAGGCGCGGGCATCACGCAGGGGCAAGGTCAGTGGAAGTACGTCGAGGCCATCTTTCCACTCCATAACAATGCATTCAACAAGGAGTGGCTGCATAAATGGAGCAAAAAGTACATCCTGGACCAATCCGATTTAGACGACATTCGAGACAAGTTTGGCGAGGGCGTTGCCTTTTACTTTGCGTTCCTCAAGGATTACTTCCGCTTCCAGATATTCCCGGCCGTGGTAGGCTTCTCTTGTTGGATGCTGATGGGACAGTTCTCTACTTTTTATGCCATCTGCAGCTGTCTCTGGTCCGTCGTGTTTTTTGAGTATTGGAAGCGCAAGGAAGCTGATTTGTCCATCACTTGGGGTGTTCGCGGCGTTTCCAAGATACAGCATCCACGAGCGGAATTTCAGTGGGATTTTGAGGCGGAGGACGCGGTTACGGGAGAGCCCATCAAGATCTATGCTCCTATTAAGCGGTTACAaactcagcttcttcagatACCTTTTGCTTTAGCTTGCATTGTTGTATTGGGCGGGCTTGTGGCTACAGTAAACTCTCTGGAGATCTTTATTAACGAAGTATATGCTGGTCCAGGGAAGGCGTATTTG GGCTTCCTGCCATCCATCTTACTTGCCACCCTGACACCAACATTTTCGACTATTCTCATGTCTGCTGCTAAGAAGTTGACAGATAAAGAGAATTACGATACCATGGATG CACACCATGCTGCTTTGGTCCAGAAACAGTTTGTGCTCAACTTCATGACTTCATATATGGCATTGACTTTTACGGCCTTTGTCTACATTCCCTTTGGTAGCATTCTGCAGCCATTCCTTAACTTTTGGGGCAAGACTGCTCAAACTCTCACGATGAGCGAGGTTCCCTTGACCACGCGCCAGTTTGAATCAAACCCCCAGAGGATTGCCAACCAAATGTACTACACCACGGTCACGGCACAAATTATCAATACTCTTACCGAAGTCGTTGTACCCTACATCAAGCACAAAGCTACTGTTAAAGCAAAGGAGCTGTCGTCCAATGGCGCGGTTAAGTCGAATGACCAGCCCGAAGAAGCCGAGTTCTTGAAACGTGTACGAAATCAAACTGGACTCGAGGTCTACGACGTTACTGCAGACTACCGTGAGATGGTAATGCAGTATG GctatctctctctgttttcCGTTTCATGGCCTCTTACGGCCTGCTTTTTCCTTCTCAACAACTGGATCGAGCTGCGATCCGATGCTCTGAAGATTGTCATTGGCTGTCGCAGACCTATCCCGTGGCGAGCTGACTCTATTGGACCGTGGTTGACGGCCCTGGGCTTCCTCTCATGGCTCGGCAGCGTCACCAGCGCTGCTATTGTCTATCTCTGCAGTGCCGACAAGCAAGACGGCACCGTATCATACATCACTGCAGGCGGTGTTCTCTTGAGCATCCTCCTAGCTGAACACCTCTATTTTGCGGCTCAGCTTACCGTCCGATTTGTCATGGGTAAGGTGGAGAGCCCTGGCCTCCAGAGGGAACGCAAGGAACGCTTccagatgaggaagaagctcttggagGAGACCGTCGGCCACGTGGCGAGCGAGAAGGCCACAGTCGAGGTTCCAGGGGTCGAAAAGACGGAGCAAATCACTAGGCAAACgttggaagaggaagccagGCTGGCCTCGATCCATGGGCATGGATCCCCCGAAGAACT GTTCTGGCAACGCCAGCGAGGCATGCAGGATACAATCTTGGTCGGCCGGAAATTGATCGCAGAGCAGTCTAGTGGCAAGGCCTGA